The Spirochaeta lutea genome has a segment encoding these proteins:
- a CDS encoding IS3 family transposase, whose protein sequence is MIEADHKKHSIAEQCRVLNLNRSAYYYECSDRRNDADLEDLKLILAVLGEKAFYGYRKITRELRNTHRHLTSKRVRRIMHQFGLRAIYPKLNLSSPRKGHKKYPYLLRGKEIQYPNQVWATDVTYLRLPGGFVYLTAVMDLFSRKVLSWRLSNSMDATFCVAAVREAIDRYGVPAIFNTDQGSQFTSDAFINVLKEHHIEISMDGKGRALDNVYVERLWRSLKYEDIYLNSYETFAELQRGVNRYFQFYNTERFHQGLDYATPEMMHQSFVLEDPLPLAG, encoded by the coding sequence ATGATCGAAGCTGATCACAAGAAACACTCGATTGCAGAGCAATGCCGCGTGCTGAACCTCAATCGCTCGGCGTACTACTACGAGTGCTCAGACCGGCGCAACGACGCCGACCTGGAGGATCTCAAGCTGATTCTTGCAGTGCTTGGTGAAAAAGCTTTTTATGGTTACCGGAAGATCACCAGGGAACTGAGGAACACGCATCGGCATCTGACAAGTAAGCGGGTGCGGCGGATCATGCATCAGTTTGGGCTACGGGCGATTTACCCTAAGCTCAACCTAAGCAGTCCTCGTAAGGGACATAAGAAATACCCGTATTTGTTGCGTGGTAAGGAAATACAATACCCCAACCAGGTGTGGGCAACTGATGTGACATACCTGCGGCTTCCCGGTGGTTTCGTGTATCTGACGGCAGTCATGGATCTGTTTTCTCGGAAGGTGCTCTCATGGCGGTTGTCAAATTCCATGGATGCCACCTTCTGTGTTGCGGCGGTGCGTGAAGCGATTGATCGCTACGGTGTGCCGGCCATCTTTAATACCGACCAAGGCTCTCAGTTCACCAGTGACGCCTTCATTAATGTGCTGAAGGAGCACCACATTGAGATCAGCATGGATGGTAAAGGCCGGGCACTGGACAATGTATACGTGGAGCGGCTGTGGCGATCACTGAAGTACGAGGACATCTACCTGAACTCGTACGAAACCTTTGCTGAGCTTCAGCGGGGAGTGAACCGCTACTTCCAGTTTTACAACACTGAACGGTTCCACCAGGGACTGGATTATGCAACTCCAGAAATGATGCACCAGTCGTTTGTATTGGAAGACCCCCTGCCGTTGGCAGGGTAG